Proteins encoded within one genomic window of Ascaphus truei isolate aAscTru1 chromosome 8, aAscTru1.hap1, whole genome shotgun sequence:
- the HIF1AN gene encoding hypoxia-inducible factor 1-alpha inhibitor codes for MAEAGVSAAESEAERESDSETELQSPGWSESQLRSYPFQTRTIPRMQHGDPRAEELIDNEEPVVLTNTDLVYPALKWDLDYLQENIGNGDFSVYSANSHKFLYYDEKKMVNFRNFKPKSRREEMKFAEFVDKLRDIQQQGGDERLYLQQTLNDTVGRKIVVDFLGFNWNWINKQQAKHGWGQLTSNLLLIGMEGNVTPAHYDEQQNFFAQIKGYKRCILFPPEQFECLYPYPVHHPCDRQSQVDFDNPDLERFPNFRNLVGYETVVGPGEVLYIPMYWWHHIESLIDGGTTITVNFWYKGAPTPKRIEYPLKAHQKVAIMRNIEKMLGEALGNPQEVGPLLNMMIKGRYN; via the exons ATGGCGGAGGCCGGGGTGTCGGCGGCTGAGTCGGAGGCGGAAAGGGAAAGCGATAGTGAGACTGAGCTCCAGAGCCCCGGCTGGAGCGAGTCCCAGCTGCGGTCCTACCCGTTCCAGACCCGTACTATCCCGCGGATGCAGCACGGAGACCCGCGGGCGGAAGAACTGATCGATAACGAG GAACCAGTGGTTCTGACGAATACAGATCTGGTGTATCCTGCGCTGAAGTGGGACTTGGATTATCTGCAGGAAAACATCGGCAATGGGGACTTTTCAGTGTACAGTGCCAACAGCCACAAGTTTCTGTATTACGATGAAAAGAAAATGGTCAACTTCAGGAACTTCAAGCCCAAGTCAAGAAGGGAGGAGATGAAGTTTGCAGAGTTTGTAGATAAACTTCGAGACATACAACAGCAAGGAGGGGATGAAAG GTTATATTTGCAACAGACACTGAATGATACGGTGGGTCGAAAGATTGTGGTGGACTTCTTGGGCTTTAACTGGAATTGGATAAATAAACAGCAAGCGAAACATGGATGGGGACAGCTGACTTCTAACCTACTTCTCATCGGCATGGAAG GTAACGTGACTCCGGCTCACTATGACGAGCAGCAAAACTTCTTTGCCCAGATTAAGGGATACAAGCGCTGTATCCTCTTTCCTCCTGAGCAGTTTGAATGCCTCTATCCTTATCCCGTCCACCATCCCTGTGACAGACAGAGCCAG GTGGACTTTGATAATCCCGATTTAGAGAGGTTTCCCAACTTCAGGAACTTGGTTGGCTACGAGACCGTGGTGGGACCTGGAGAAGTTCTTTATATCCCAATGTACTG GTGGCATCACATTGAGTCACTGATAGATGGAGGGACAACTATTACTGTCAATTTCTGGTACAAG GGTGCCCCAACTCCAAAAAGAATAGAATACCCTCTAAAAGCACATCAAAAGGTGGCAATAATGAGAAATATTGAGAAGATGCTCGGAGAAGCCCTTGGAAACCCACAGGAG GTCGGTCCATTGTTAAACATGATGATAAAAGGCCGCTACAACTAG